A genome region from Thermodesulfobacteriota bacterium includes the following:
- a CDS encoding glycoside hydrolase family 57 protein: MGERLNIAFIWHMHQPLYRHPFTGEYLLPWVLLHGTKDYYDMVSILEEFPDIHQTFNLVPSLIEQIEEYGSGEARDKYRSLTLKPASELTGEDKKFLLFHFFQANRDNMIRPLPGYWELLSKRGFSGEPDEVGEAARFFTEEEFRDLQLLFNLAWIDPWIREADPLLMRLVEKERGYTEEDKRSLLSKQIEIINRIIPKYAEMSEKGVVELTTSPYYHPIMPLLCDSFSAREAVPDIALPKERFSNPADAAAQLRRGIELHTRTFGRRPTGIWPPEGSVSMGMLPLLEEERIGWFATDEDILARSLGRQILRDSDGAAKEMFLYRPYSVRTGGEGTPITVLFRDRVLSDLIGFEYSRWEPEAAAADFIKRLTGIYDSLEKPGEHIVSIILDGENAWESYRNDGRDFLRAMYSALTGHPALRCVRVDEFLSETESREELPGLFSGSWINHNFRVWIGHPEDNTAWDYIAGAREALVKASGSAGSDPGALKMVEAARDELHAAEGSDWFWWYGDEHASMSDGEFDALFRAHLTKLYDLIKVEPPTYLDVPIISAERGFRPARLPTAFIEPVFDGEVTNYYEWLAAGRLERTYVSGAMHRGPAPAVEGDRKAGLIHCVSYGFNLETLFFRFDYLKELTPYEREWSFTINFLHPNLLRLNVRVEGKEARGTLYTRGTEEDDTWSELGALDLLAAGDVVELGIPFKDLGAAPEGGEGGGELKLFINVEGGVGGEGGLERWPAKGFLVVDVPTEEFERYNWMV, from the coding sequence ATGGGTGAAAGGCTCAACATTGCCTTCATATGGCACATGCACCAACCGCTATACAGACACCCCTTCACGGGCGAATACCTGCTCCCCTGGGTGCTCCTGCACGGTACAAAGGACTACTACGACATGGTCTCCATCCTCGAAGAGTTCCCCGACATACACCAGACGTTCAACCTCGTCCCCTCCTTGATAGAGCAGATCGAGGAGTACGGCTCGGGCGAGGCCAGGGACAAGTACAGGAGCCTCACCCTTAAGCCGGCGTCGGAACTTACCGGGGAAGATAAAAAGTTCCTTCTCTTTCACTTCTTTCAGGCGAACCGGGACAACATGATACGCCCGCTTCCCGGGTACTGGGAGCTTCTTTCGAAAAGGGGCTTTTCCGGAGAACCGGACGAGGTCGGGGAGGCCGCCAGGTTCTTTACCGAAGAGGAGTTCCGCGACCTCCAGCTTCTCTTCAACCTCGCATGGATAGACCCGTGGATACGCGAAGCCGACCCGCTCCTCATGCGGCTCGTGGAAAAGGAGCGCGGTTATACGGAAGAAGACAAGCGCTCGCTCCTCTCCAAACAGATAGAGATAATAAACCGCATCATCCCGAAGTACGCCGAGATGAGCGAGAAGGGAGTCGTCGAGCTTACGACCTCCCCCTACTACCACCCCATAATGCCGCTCCTCTGCGATAGTTTCTCCGCCAGGGAGGCCGTCCCCGACATAGCGCTCCCAAAAGAACGCTTCTCGAACCCCGCCGATGCGGCGGCCCAGCTAAGGAGAGGGATAGAGCTTCATACCAGGACCTTCGGCAGGAGGCCGACTGGCATATGGCCCCCGGAGGGCTCGGTCAGCATGGGAATGCTGCCGCTCCTCGAAGAAGAGAGGATCGGATGGTTCGCGACCGACGAGGACATACTGGCACGCTCTCTTGGAAGGCAAATTCTGAGGGACAGTGACGGAGCCGCAAAGGAAATGTTCCTCTACAGGCCTTACTCCGTCCGGACGGGCGGAGAGGGCACCCCCATTACCGTCCTCTTCAGGGACAGGGTGCTCTCGGACCTCATAGGGTTCGAGTACTCGCGGTGGGAACCGGAGGCCGCGGCAGCGGACTTCATAAAGAGGCTTACGGGGATCTACGACTCGCTCGAAAAACCCGGCGAGCACATAGTAAGTATCATCCTTGACGGCGAGAACGCGTGGGAGAGTTACAGGAACGACGGGAGAGATTTTCTCCGCGCTATGTACTCCGCCCTTACCGGCCATCCGGCGCTCCGCTGCGTCAGGGTGGACGAGTTCCTATCGGAAACCGAATCGAGGGAAGAGCTGCCGGGGCTTTTCTCGGGCTCCTGGATAAACCATAACTTCCGGGTATGGATAGGACACCCCGAGGACAACACGGCCTGGGACTATATAGCCGGGGCCAGGGAGGCCCTTGTAAAGGCTTCGGGCTCGGCCGGGTCCGACCCCGGGGCGCTCAAGATGGTTGAAGCCGCCCGGGACGAGCTCCATGCGGCCGAGGGCAGCGACTGGTTCTGGTGGTACGGGGACGAGCACGCCTCCATGAGCGACGGCGAGTTCGACGCCCTTTTCAGGGCGCACCTCACAAAGCTCTACGACCTTATCAAGGTCGAGCCCCCGACCTATCTCGACGTCCCGATAATATCCGCCGAGAGGGGTTTCAGGCCCGCCAGGCTCCCCACCGCCTTCATAGAGCCGGTCTTCGACGGAGAGGTAACCAACTACTACGAGTGGCTGGCCGCGGGCAGGCTCGAAAGGACATACGTAAGCGGCGCCATGCACAGGGGACCGGCCCCCGCCGTGGAAGGGGATAGAAAAGCCGGGCTCATCCACTGCGTATCCTACGGCTTCAACCTGGAGACCCTCTTCTTCCGGTTCGACTACTTGAAGGAGCTTACCCCGTATGAGCGGGAGTGGAGCTTTACGATAAACTTCCTCCACCCGAACCTTTTGAGGCTCAACGTACGGGTCGAGGGAAAAGAGGCGCGGGGTACGCTCTATACGCGCGGCACAGAAGAAGATGATACGTGGTCCGAACTCGGCGCGCTGGACCTGCTCGCCGCAGGTGACGTGGTGGAGCTCGGCATACCCTTCAAGGACCTCGGCGCCGCACCGGAGGGGGGGGAGGGGGGTGGAGAACTAAAGCTCTTTATAAATGTGGAGGGCGGAGTTGGTGGAGAGGGTGGGCTTGAAAGGTGGCCCGCAAAGGGTTTTCTCGTCGTAGACGTGCCGACCGAAGAGTTCGAAAGATATAACTGGATGGTTTAA
- a CDS encoding PQQ-binding-like beta-propeller repeat protein → MITPRHYSIGPWLKTISIAGLIALGGCGWFKRTPVAEVEVAPAAGTPDLTWGTYLHDEYRTNSTTEAIKVPLKSLWKKRLSPLRIRSLEETSSPVISDGVVFVGSTTGTLYALDLDRGKTLWEFKADFPVEATATVAGGMVCFGSSGGIFRCLNRESGAEIWHFNSRSEILSAPLIADGRLHFSSSDNRLYTLSAETGEKLWSYSRPVPGLVSTRLFNAPTLSREKQKIYNVFSDGYLVCLNAETGKELWKRRILRQTPPSQRARRTPAVRGGLVYVIDDVGGLLMLDEDTGELMGKFGAIKAVDFAVSGKVVYVAGMDSLLALNRTMGKVLWTRELTRGVPSSVVLTATHLFIFSNKESIPFNMPTLANTSGHVEAYTLRKGSPVWYKRLSSTVYTNAAAAANRIVILTSKGTLQVLGTDPSP, encoded by the coding sequence ATGATAACTCCGAGGCATTACTCAATAGGGCCCTGGCTTAAGACCATCTCGATAGCGGGCTTGATAGCCCTTGGCGGCTGCGGCTGGTTTAAGAGAACCCCCGTAGCCGAGGTGGAAGTGGCGCCGGCGGCGGGGACACCGGACCTCACGTGGGGTACCTACCTGCACGACGAATACCGTACGAACTCCACGACCGAGGCGATCAAAGTGCCGCTTAAGTCCCTCTGGAAGAAGAGGCTGTCCCCCTTGAGGATACGTTCCCTTGAGGAGACCTCCTCCCCTGTAATCTCCGACGGCGTTGTGTTCGTGGGCAGCACCACGGGAACTCTTTACGCCCTTGACCTCGATAGGGGCAAAACACTTTGGGAGTTCAAGGCCGACTTCCCGGTGGAGGCCACGGCCACCGTTGCCGGGGGGATGGTCTGCTTCGGCTCGAGCGGGGGGATATTCCGCTGCCTCAACAGGGAGAGCGGCGCCGAGATCTGGCACTTCAACTCACGCTCGGAAATACTGTCGGCGCCGCTAATCGCGGACGGCCGCCTGCACTTCTCCTCTTCAGACAACAGACTCTACACGCTCTCGGCGGAGACGGGGGAAAAGCTCTGGAGCTACAGCCGCCCCGTACCGGGGCTTGTATCCACGAGACTCTTTAACGCCCCGACCCTTTCCAGGGAAAAACAAAAAATCTACAACGTTTTCTCCGACGGATATCTGGTCTGCCTTAACGCCGAAACCGGCAAGGAACTCTGGAAGAGAAGGATACTCCGGCAGACCCCCCCCTCCCAACGCGCCCGCCGCACGCCCGCGGTCAGGGGAGGCCTGGTCTATGTAATAGACGACGTAGGAGGGCTTCTCATGCTCGATGAAGATACCGGAGAGCTAATGGGCAAGTTCGGGGCGATAAAGGCCGTCGACTTCGCCGTGTCCGGAAAGGTGGTTTACGTGGCCGGCATGGACAGCCTGCTCGCGCTTAACCGGACGATGGGAAAAGTCCTCTGGACGAGGGAGCTCACCAGGGGAGTGCCTTCCTCCGTAGTACTCACGGCCACCCACCTCTTTATCTTCTCGAACAAAGAGTCCATCCCGTTCAACATGCCCACGCTTGCCAATACAAGCGGCCACGTAGAGGCCTACACGCTCCGCAAGGGCTCCCCGGTCTGGTACAAGAGACTCTCCTCCACCGTCTATACTAACGCCGCCGCAGCGGCCAACCGCATAGTCATCCTGACTTCGAAAGGCACGCTCCAGGTTCTCGGTACGGACCCTTCCCCCTGA
- a CDS encoding DNA mismatch repair protein MutS has protein sequence MRQYLDIKSGCKDAVLFFRMGDFYEMFFEDAKLASRALGIALTTRDKERDIPMCGVPYHAAGGYITKLVRKGHKVAICEQMEQPGQGKGPVERAVTRIVTPGVALEDELLESGSNNFIGAACRGTSGSGFAYMDVSTGEFRITDVKDGDSLTDEIARINPSELVLQESTDTAGLPVRNVTFLAAYDFKHDVSLERLTAQFGVASLDGFGCSDLVEGTRAAGALLHYVRDTQKADLGHLRRCTPYYPGDYLVMDHATRRNLEITENMRSGDRTDTLLSLLDRTRTAMGGRRLREWLTYPLVDEGEIRTRLDGVEEFVESREVSLELEELLSGVHDLERLIGRVSLGIASPRDLVSLKESLKKVPELKQALGGFRAPITAAAAASLDGVPEAVELIEGS, from the coding sequence ATGAGGCAATACCTCGACATCAAGTCCGGCTGCAAGGACGCGGTCCTCTTCTTCAGGATGGGGGACTTCTATGAGATGTTCTTCGAGGACGCGAAGCTCGCCTCCCGTGCCCTGGGCATAGCCCTTACCACCAGGGACAAGGAGCGGGATATCCCCATGTGCGGCGTACCCTACCACGCCGCCGGCGGCTACATAACGAAGCTCGTCAGGAAGGGGCACAAGGTGGCCATCTGCGAACAGATGGAGCAGCCGGGGCAGGGAAAGGGCCCTGTGGAACGGGCCGTAACCAGGATAGTAACCCCGGGGGTGGCGCTCGAAGACGAACTCCTGGAGTCCGGGAGCAATAACTTCATAGGGGCGGCATGCAGGGGCACGAGCGGCTCGGGCTTCGCCTATATGGACGTCTCCACCGGAGAGTTCAGGATCACGGACGTAAAGGACGGCGACTCTCTCACAGACGAGATAGCAAGGATAAACCCCTCCGAGCTCGTCCTGCAGGAATCGACCGATACCGCGGGGTTGCCCGTCCGAAACGTCACCTTCCTCGCCGCCTACGACTTCAAGCACGACGTCTCGCTCGAACGTCTTACCGCGCAGTTCGGGGTCGCCTCGCTCGACGGCTTCGGCTGCTCCGACCTTGTGGAGGGCACCAGGGCCGCCGGCGCGCTCCTCCACTACGTAAGAGATACCCAGAAGGCCGACCTCGGCCACCTGCGGCGCTGCACCCCCTACTACCCGGGCGACTATCTCGTAATGGACCACGCCACCAGAAGGAACCTCGAAATTACGGAAAACATGCGGAGCGGGGACCGGACCGATACCCTGCTCTCGCTCCTTGACCGTACCCGGACCGCGATGGGGGGGAGGAGGCTCAGGGAGTGGCTTACCTACCCGCTCGTTGATGAAGGCGAAATAAGAACGCGGCTGGACGGCGTCGAAGAGTTCGTGGAGTCGAGGGAGGTATCTCTCGAACTCGAAGAGCTCTTAAGTGGGGTTCACGACCTCGAAAGGCTTATAGGCCGGGTTTCACTCGGGATCGCCTCGCCGAGGGACCTCGTCTCGCTTAAGGAGTCGCTTAAGAAGGTGCCGGAGCTTAAGCAAGCCCTCGGCGGGTTCCGCGCTCCGATTACCGCGGCCGCGGCCGCCTCCCTGGACGGGGTGCCGGAGGCGGTCGAGCTCATAGAGGGTTCC